A window of Inquilinus sp. Marseille-Q2685 genomic DNA:
GATCTCGGCCGCTCCCTCCTCCACCGCATAGCGGATCTCGGCCAGGCGCTGCGGCAGCGGCGTCAGCCCCGCCGGGAAGCCGGTGGCGACCGAGGCGACCGGGATGCCGCTGCCGGCCAGCGCCTTCACCGCGGCGCCGACCATGGTCGGGTAGACGCAGACGGCGCCGACGGTCGGCGGCCGGTCGGTGAGGCCCAGCGCCTCGACCAGGTCGTCGCGCAGCGGGTGGCGGGCCTTGGCGCAGAGGCGCTGCACCCGGCCCGGCGTGTCGTCGCCGGCGAGCGTGGTCAGATCCATGCAGGTGATCGCCTTCACCAGCCAGGCGGCCTGCCACTCCTTCTTCACCGTGCGGCGGGCGGTCAGGGTGGCGGCCCGGCGCTCGGCAGCGCTGAGATTGACCCGCGCGGCCTCGACCCAGTCCAGCTCCAGCGCCATGCCCGGGTTGCGGTGGGTGTTGGCGGCCGGCACGATGCGGGCCACCGCCTCACCGGTGCCGTCTCGACGATGGTCGGGCATGGACGTCTCCCTCGAAATCTGCCGGAACAGAGCGCCGCCGGCACCGGGCTGTCAAGGCGCAGCGCGGAGCGGTACGCTGGCCGAAACAATGTCGGAGGGAGCCCTATGACCGAGAGCGCGCGCATGCTGACCGGCCGATGCTATTGCGGCGCCGTCCACTACGAGGTGGCGGACCAGTTCCTCTACGCCGCCAACTGCCACTGCTCGAACTGCCGGAGGACAACGGGGTCGGCGTTCAAGCCCTTCGCCGGGATCGAGCGCGCCAAGCTGGCGGTGACCCAGGGCCAGGACGGGCTGATGATCTATGGCGGGGAGGACCTCAACAACACGCATTGCCGGGCCTGCGGGTCGCTGCTGTTCTCGGTCGTCCGCGACGGCGCCTATGTCCATGTCGCCATGGGCACGCTGGTCGACGACCCGACCATCCGGCCGACCGAGCACATCTTCGTCGGCTCCAAGGCGCCCTGGTACACCATCACCGACGACCTGCCGCAGCATGAGGAATTTGCAGGCCAAGGAGATGCTTAAGAATAAGCGCTCCAAATAACCCCTCTATTTGTCATTGCCGGGCTTGACCCGGCAATCCAGAGGGTCTCGACAGCTTCTGGATGCCCGGGTCAAGCCCGGGCATGACAATATTGTTGATTCAGTTATTGTTCGAAATGCCCGAAGAGGCCATCCGGCGCACCAGCGCCGCCAGCACCTCGGCCAGGGGCGTGGTGCCGCGCCGGACCTCGCCGCCCTCGGCCTCGATCCGCCCGGCATTGTGGGCGTCGTAGAGCTCGGTGATCAGCCGGACATAGCCTTCGCTCAGCCCGCCGGCCGCCAGCGCCTGGTCCCACTGGCCGCGCGGCAGGGCGACCGCCTGGACCGGCCGGCCGAGCGGCCCGGCCAGGGCGGCGGCGACGTCCAGCGCGGTGTAGCGCTGCGGTCCCTCGGCATGGAGGATAGGCGGCGGCGCCTCGGCCGACTCCAGGAGATCGGCCGCGATCAGCCCGATATCGGGGGCGGAGACGGTGGGGAAGCGCTTGTCCAGCGGGTGGTGCAGGCTGGCCAGGACGCCGGTGGCCATGACGGTACGCAGCGACCGCGCCCAGTTCTCCATATGCTCGGCCGAGCGCAGGAAGGCGATGCCCGGCAGGCCGCCGAGCCGCTGCTCCAGCTGGTGGAACAGCAGGGTGATGCCGGTGCCGGCCGCATGCTGGGCGCCGTAGTCCGAGATCGCGACGGTGCGCGGCGGCCGCGCCGCCTGCAGCGACCGGGCCAGGCTGCCGACCAGGCCGCGGACCTCGGCCGCGGCGTCGCCGCGCGACGGGGGCAGCGGCACGATCGCCAGCACGCCCTCGGCGCCGCGCAGCGCCGCCGTCAGCGCCGGCGCGTCGGCGATGTCGGCGACGGCGACCTCACAGCCGGCCTCGGCCAGCGCGCCGGCCCGGCCGGGGTCGCGGACCACGGCCCGCACCGCCCTGCCCCGCCGCCGCAGCTCCCGCGCCGCGGCCCCGCCGACCCGGCCCGTGGCCCCGATGATGGCGAACATGGTCTCTCTCCCGGTATGCGAGACCTTTTCAAAACCCCCATTCCTCACCGTCATTGCGAGGAGGCGAAGCCGACGAAGCAATCCAGGGGCCACGGCGAGCGGCCCTGGATTGCTTCGCTGCGCTCGCAATGACGGCGTTGGGAGATTCTAAAAAGTGTCGCTACGCCCCTGAGCGGGGCCAAGTCGGGGCGGACTCTGCCGCGCTAGCCGGGCCGGGTCGCGCCGGAACGGACGGGCGGGAGCAGGTTCGGACGGCGGCGTTCAGCCCCGCTCGCGCCGCAGCGCGCCGGGGGTGATGCCGAGGACCCGGCGCATCGCCCGGGCCATGTGGCTCTGATGCGCGAAGCCGGCGTCGAGCGCCACCTGGGCCATCGGCAGGCTTCCGTCCAGCAGCAGCGCCCGTGCCCGCTCGACCCGGCGGCGGATCACGAACTGGTGCGGCGCCAGCCCGGTCGAGGCCTTGAACAGCGGCTTGAAATGCGACGGGCTGAGCCCGGCGGCGGCCGCCAGCTCGGCCAGGGCCAGGCGCTGGTCCAGCCGCGACTCGATCAGCTCCAGCACCCGGGCCAGCTGCCGCCGCGACAGCGCCTGGCCCGCCGCGGCCGCCGGCACCGGCGCCGCGTAGCGCCGCAGCAGATGGGCCGCCAGCGCCAGGCCGATGCTGTCGGCATAGAGCGGATCCGATTCCGCCCCCGCCTCCAGCTCGGCCTTCAGGGCCCAGCCGAGATGCTCGATCCGTGGGTCGCGCAGCTGCAGCCGCGGCGCGATCTCCAGCCGGCCGGAGGCCAGCCCCAGCCCCTCCGCCGCGCTGCGCATCAGCGCCGGGGCCAGGCGCAGCAGCAGGAAGCGGGCCGGCCCCTCATCCTCCCAGGCGCCCGACGCGCCGGCCGGCAGCAGGTCGATGTCGCCCTCGCGCTGCAGCCGATCCTGCACCAGCCCCTCGGCCCGGCAATGGGCCATGACCGGCGGCCCGACATGCAGGCTGAGCCGCAGGTCGGCCGAGGGCACGGCCTCGACCGCATGGCCGGTGGCGGCGAACAGCCCGGCGGCGAGGCCGGACCATTGCCCGGCCTTCTCCGGCACGATCGCGCCGGACCGGATCACCGGTTCATGTGTATCCATTTCGCCACACCTCCGGGCCGACCTGCGGCGTCCGCGCCGCAGTCTACGACCCGGCGCTTGAGCCGGCGAGGCCTCCCCGCTATATGGGCGGCGACCAGGCCGGGCCCCTCTGGCAGATCCTCCGGGATCTGCGATGTCGGACTGGAGACTCCATCGAGTGGCCCGCCTGCCGACCCTGACACGCTCCCCCGGGATGGCATGCAGGCCGCTCCTCGCGACGAAGAGGACGGTTTTCGCATGGAACATCTGCTGACAGGCGAAGCGCTGGCGGCCCTGGCCCAGGTCATCATGATCGACCTGGTTCTGGCCGGCGACAACGCCATCGTCATCGGCCTGGCCGCGGCCGGGCTGCCCAAGGAACAGCGCGGCAAGGCGATCCTGATCGGCATCGGCGCCGCCACCCTGCTGCGCATCGGCTTCGCCCTGATCACGACGCAGCTGCTGGCCATCGTCGGCCTGCTGCTGGCCGGCGGCGTGCTGCTGCTGTGGGTGTGCTGGAAGATGTGGCGCGAGCTGCGCCATACCGCCAAGGAGGAGCACCAGGCCGAGGAGGCGCTGGAAGGTCACGAGGTGAACGGCAACGGCGCGCCGCGCAAGACCTTCGCCCAGGCCGCCTGGCAGATCGTGATCGCCGACGTGTCGATGTCGCTCGACAACGTGCTGGCCGTGGCCGGTGCTGCGCGCGAGCACCCGGTGATCCTGATCTTCGGCCTGGCGCTGTCGATCGCGCTGATGGGCTTCGCCGCCTCCTTCATCGCCAAGCTGCTGAACCGCCACCGCTGGATCGCCTATGTCGGCCTGGCCGTGATCCTCTACGTGTCGATCGACATGATCTGGCGCGGCGCCATCGAGGTCTGGCCGCATCTCCAGGGCATGATGTAAGGCACAAGGGCCGGGCGATTGCCCGGCCCTTTCGTTTCGTAGGTTGGGTTCGCGCATGCGAACCCAACAGTTGTTCCGTCGGCACGATGTTGGGTTCGCCAGAGCGAACCCAACCTTGTATTGGCGCGATGGGTTAGATTGGCCTCGTTCCGTGAGGAATGGCCCGGCCGGGTGGCCACCCGGTCGAGCCGCCGATCGTCGGATCGTAACCCAACCCAGCGCTACGCCAGAAGGTCCCGCACCGCCAAAGCGACGATCTCGGTCGCCTTGTAAAGGTCGTCCAGCTTCAGCCGCTCGTCGGCGCGGTGGGCGTTGGCGTCCTCGATGGTGCGGGGGCCGGCGCCGTAGAGGGCGATCGGCACCCCGGCGGCGGCATAGTGCCGGGCGTCGGTGTAGAGCGGCACGCCCTTGACCGGGATCTCCTCGCCCAGCACCGGCGCGGCGCGGCGGCGGATCGCCTCGGCCAGCCGGTCGGTGCCCGGCAGCGGCGACAGCGGCTCGGCCAGCAGGATGCGGCGGACCGTGACGGTCGCCTTCGGGAAGGCCTTGGCCGCGTCCTCGATCACGCCGCGCAGCTCAGCCTCCACCGCCGCGCCGTTCTCCTCCGGGATCAGGCGGCGGTCGAGGCGGAAGGCCACCCGGTCGGGCACGACGTTGGTGTTGATGCCGCCCTCGATCAGCCCGATGGTCAGCTGCGGCGAGCCGATGCCGGTCACCTTCGACACCGTGGTCGGATACAGGCGCCGGTGCTCGTACAGCCGCGCCAGGATCGGCGTCGCCGCCTCCAGCGCGTCGATGCCGGTCGAAGGCAGCGCGGCATGGGCCGACTTGCCGCGCACTTCGACCTCGAGATGCAGGCAGCCATTATGCGCCGTCACCACCGCATAGCTGAAGGCGGCAGCGATGGCGAAGTCCGGCTTCGACAGCCCCTGCTCCAGGATCAGCTTCGGCCCGATCTCGCCGCCCGATTCCTCGTCATAGGTCACGTGCAGCTCGACCGTGCCGCGGGTCAGCTGCCCCGCCTGCTCCAGCGCCTTCAGGGCGAAGGCGTAGGTGGCGATGTCGGATTTCGAGACGGCGGCGCCGCGGCCATACATCCAGCCATCGACCACCTCGGCGCCGTAGGGATCGTGGGTCCAGCCCTCGCCCGGCGCGACCACGTCGCCATGCGCGTTCAGCGCGATCACCGGCCCGTCGCCGAAGCGGCGGCGGACGATCAGGTTGCTGGCGCTGATCATGCCATGCGCCTTCGCCAGCTCCGCCGGCACCGGATGGACCTCGACCTCGAAGCCCAGCTCGCGCAGCAGCTCCGTCGTCCGCCTGGCATGCGGCTCGCAGTCGCCCGGCGGGTTGTCGGACGGGACCTTGACCAGCTCCGCCAGGAACCGGGCCTGCTGCTCGCGCGCGCCGTGGAGCCAGGCGCGGATGGCGGTGTCGATGCTGTCGGTCATCAGGAGAGCTTTCGTCTTAGGCAGGGTCGTACTGGCGGAGGAGGTCGAGCAGGACGCGGACGGCGAGGTCCGCATCCTCCACGGTGATGGATTCGGCCGGGTTGTGGCTGATGCCGCCGCGGCAGCGCAGGAACAGCATGCCGACCGGGGTCAGCGCCGCCATCGCCATGGCGTCGTGGCCGGCGCCGCTGGGCAGGCGCCGCGCCGGCAGGCCGTGGCGGCGGATCGCTGTCTCCAAACGCTCCATCAGCGCCGGGTCGCAGCGCACCGCGCCGCCGTCATGGTAGCGGTCGAGCGTCAGCTCGACGCCGCGGCCGCGGGCGATGCCCTCCAGCGCCGCGGTCAGCTCGGCCATCGCGGCCAGGCGGTCGGCGTCGTCCGGCGCGCGGATGTCGATGGTGAAGCGCACGGCTCCGGGGATGACGTTGACGGCGCCGGGCTGCACGTCGAGCTGCCCGACCGTCGCCACCACGTCGCGCCGGGCCTGGGCGCAGCGCTCGACCGCCAGGACCATCGAGGCGGCGGCGGCCAGCGCATCATGGCGCAGATCCATCGGCACGGTGCCGGCGTGGCCGGCCATGCCGCGGACCGTGGCATTGTAGCGCGCAGCGCCGTTGATCGCCGTGACCACGCCGAGCGGCAGGTCCTCGGCCTCCAGCACCGGTCCCTGCTCGATATGCAGCTCGACATAGCCGAGCACGTCCTCGCGCCGCCGGGCTTCGGCCTGCAGCCCGTCCGGGTCGCCGCCGAACTCGCGCAGCAGGTCGCCCAGGCGCAGGCCGCTGTCGTCCCGCGCGTCGGCCACCGCCGGGTCGACCGTGCCGGCGACGGTCTGGCTGCCGGTCAGGGTGACCGGGAAGCGCACGCCCTCCTCGTCGCCGAAGGCCAGGACCTCGACGGCGAAGGGCAGCCGCTCGCCGCGCCGGTGCAGCTCCGCCACCACGGCGATGGCGGCCAGAACGCCGAGATTGCCGTCATATTTTCCGGCGTCGCGCACCGTGTCGATGTGGGAGCCGAGCAGCAGAGCGGGCAGGCCCGGCCGGTCGCCCTCGTAGCGGCCGACGACGTTGCCGGCGGCGTCGGTCCGCGCCGACATGCCGGCCTCGCGCATCCAGGCCAGCACCTGGTCGGCCGCTTGGCGGTGCGCCGGCGACAGGAAGGTGCGGGTCAGCCGGTCGGGGTCCTCGCTGAAGCGGGCCAGTTCGTCCAGCCGCTGCATCAGCGCCGGGCCGTAGGCGAGGGTGTTCTGCATGGGCGCGGTCCCGAGGCTCACGGCAGCAAATCCTTCAGTCGCAGGAGGGCGATCTTTTCCACCTCGGCCAGGGCCGTGGCGAATTCGGCGTCGCGCGGGTTGTCGACCCGGCGCTCGAAGGCGGCCAGGATCTCGGCCCGGCTGCGGCCCTTCACCGCCATGATGAAGGGGAAGCCGAAGCGCTCGACATAGGCGGCATTGAGCTCCTGGAACCGGGCGAACTCCTCCGGCGTGCAACGGTCGAGCCCGGCGCTGGCCTGCTCGGCGCTGGAGCTGGCGGTCAGCTCCCCCGCCACCGCCAGCCGGCCGGCCAGGTCGGGATGGGCGCAGAGCACGGCGAGCTGGCGGTCATGGTCGGCGGCGCGGAACACGGCGCAGAGCGCGGCGTGCAGCCCCTCGGCCGTATCCTGCTCATGGCCCAGCCCGGCCTCCCAGGCCGCCTCGGCGATCCAGGGCGAATGCTCGAACACGCCGCCGAAGCGGACGACGAACAGGTCGCGGTCCATGGTGCTGGGATGCGGGAGGGTCATCGGATGGCTCCAGTCGACTCGCATGGGAGGGGCCGGAGCCACCCCCTCACCCGAAATCGCTGCGCGATTTCGACCTCTCCCCAAGGAGAGGTAAGGGAGCGCGGCTCTTGCTCCCCTCTCCTTGGGGAGAGGGAGGGGCCCGTCGCGTTGGCGACGGGAGGGTGAGGGGGTTCGCGCCGCCAGATCGGTCCCTGCATCTCAGCCCCCATACGGATGCTTCTCGCGCCAGTGGCGGGCGATCTCGATGCGGCGGCAGAACCAGACGCCGTCATGCTGCTTCGCGTAGTCCAGGAACCGCTCCAGCGCCATGATCCGGCCGGGGCGGCCGACGATGCGGCAATGCAGCCCGATCGACATCATCCGCGGCGTCTCCGCCCCCTCCTGGTACAGCGCGTCGAAGCTGTCCTTGAGATAGGCGTAGAACTGGTCGCCGGAGTTGAAGCCCTGGACCGCGGCGAAGCGCATGTCGTTGGCGTCCAGCGTGTAGGGCACGATCAGCTGCGGCTTGCCCTCGACCAGCTCCCAGTAGGGCAGGTCGTCGTCATAGGCGTCGGCGTCGTAGAGGAAGCCGCCATGCTCCGCCACCAGCCGCCGCGTGTTCGGGCTGGTGCGGCCGGTGTACCAGCCGAGCGGCTTCTGGCCCGACACCTGCTCCAGGATCTCGACCGCCTTGCGGATATGCTCGCGCTCGGTGTCCTCGCCGACATATTGGTAGTTGATCCAGCGATAGCCGTGGCTGGCGATCTCGTGCCCGGCCTCGACCATGGCGCGGATCACCTGCGGGTGCCGCTCCGCCGCCATGGCGACGGCGTAGATGGTCAGCGGGATCTGCTTGCGCTCGAACAGCCGAAGGATCCGCCAGACGCCGACCCGGGCGCCGTAGTCGTAGAGGGATTCCATCGAGATGTGGCGCACGCCCGGCAGCGGCTGGGCGCTGACGATCTCGGACAGGAAGCTCTCGGACGCCGCGTCGCCGTGCAGGATCGAGTTCTCGCCGCCCTCCTCGTAGTTGAGGACGAACTGCAGCGCCAGCCGGGCGGCGCCCGGCCAGTCGGCCTTCGGCGGGTTCGGGCCGTAGCCGACCAGGTTTCTCGGATAGACGGACACTGGCCCTCCCTGCGCACGCGTGATCCCGGACATAGGATAACGGGCTCGCCCGCATCCACTTTTGCGATTGCGTTGAAAGTCTTTCCGC
This region includes:
- the deoC gene encoding deoxyribose-phosphate aldolase, with the protein product MPDHRRDGTGEAVARIVPAANTHRNPGMALELDWVEAARVNLSAAERRAATLTARRTVKKEWQAAWLVKAITCMDLTTLAGDDTPGRVQRLCAKARHPLRDDLVEALGLTDRPPTVGAVCVYPTMVGAAVKALAGSGIPVASVATGFPAGLTPLPQRLAEIRYAVEEGAAEIDIVIHRAQVLNREWSALYDEVRAMREACGDAHLKTILATGDLRTLRNVEAASLVCMMAGADFIKTSTGKEDVNATLPVSLVMVRAIRDYQARTGERVGFKPAGGLRTAKDAIAWLILMKEELGRPWLEPELFRIGASSLLADVERQIEHFVTGRYSAGFRHASA
- a CDS encoding GFA family protein, with the protein product MTESARMLTGRCYCGAVHYEVADQFLYAANCHCSNCRRTTGSAFKPFAGIERAKLAVTQGQDGLMIYGGEDLNNTHCRACGSLLFSVVRDGAYVHVAMGTLVDDPTIRPTEHIFVGSKAPWYTITDDLPQHEEFAGQGDA
- a CDS encoding NAD(P)H-binding protein produces the protein MFAIIGATGRVGGAAARELRRRGRAVRAVVRDPGRAGALAEAGCEVAVADIADAPALTAALRGAEGVLAIVPLPPSRGDAAAEVRGLVGSLARSLQAARPPRTVAISDYGAQHAAGTGITLLFHQLEQRLGGLPGIAFLRSAEHMENWARSLRTVMATGVLASLHHPLDKRFPTVSAPDIGLIAADLLESAEAPPPILHAEGPQRYTALDVAAALAGPLGRPVQAVALPRGQWDQALAAGGLSEGYVRLITELYDAHNAGRIEAEGGEVRRGTTPLAEVLAALVRRMASSGISNNN
- a CDS encoding helix-turn-helix transcriptional regulator codes for the protein MDTHEPVIRSGAIVPEKAGQWSGLAAGLFAATGHAVEAVPSADLRLSLHVGPPVMAHCRAEGLVQDRLQREGDIDLLPAGASGAWEDEGPARFLLLRLAPALMRSAAEGLGLASGRLEIAPRLQLRDPRIEHLGWALKAELEAGAESDPLYADSIGLALAAHLLRRYAAPVPAAAAGQALSRRQLARVLELIESRLDQRLALAELAAAAGLSPSHFKPLFKASTGLAPHQFVIRRRVERARALLLDGSLPMAQVALDAGFAHQSHMARAMRRVLGITPGALRRERG
- a CDS encoding TerC family protein gives rise to the protein MEHLLTGEALAALAQVIMIDLVLAGDNAIVIGLAAAGLPKEQRGKAILIGIGAATLLRIGFALITTQLLAIVGLLLAGGVLLLWVCWKMWRELRHTAKEEHQAEEALEGHEVNGNGAPRKTFAQAAWQIVIADVSMSLDNVLAVAGAAREHPVILIFGLALSIALMGFAASFIAKLLNRHRWIAYVGLAVILYVSIDMIWRGAIEVWPHLQGMM
- a CDS encoding ArgE/DapE family deacylase, coding for MTDSIDTAIRAWLHGAREQQARFLAELVKVPSDNPPGDCEPHARRTTELLRELGFEVEVHPVPAELAKAHGMISASNLIVRRRFGDGPVIALNAHGDVVAPGEGWTHDPYGAEVVDGWMYGRGAAVSKSDIATYAFALKALEQAGQLTRGTVELHVTYDEESGGEIGPKLILEQGLSKPDFAIAAAFSYAVVTAHNGCLHLEVEVRGKSAHAALPSTGIDALEAATPILARLYEHRRLYPTTVSKVTGIGSPQLTIGLIEGGINTNVVPDRVAFRLDRRLIPEENGAAVEAELRGVIEDAAKAFPKATVTVRRILLAEPLSPLPGTDRLAEAIRRRAAPVLGEEIPVKGVPLYTDARHYAAAGVPIALYGAGPRTIEDANAHRADERLKLDDLYKATEIVALAVRDLLA
- a CDS encoding allantoate amidohydrolase, whose amino-acid sequence is MQNTLAYGPALMQRLDELARFSEDPDRLTRTFLSPAHRQAADQVLAWMREAGMSARTDAAGNVVGRYEGDRPGLPALLLGSHIDTVRDAGKYDGNLGVLAAIAVVAELHRRGERLPFAVEVLAFGDEEGVRFPVTLTGSQTVAGTVDPAVADARDDSGLRLGDLLREFGGDPDGLQAEARRREDVLGYVELHIEQGPVLEAEDLPLGVVTAINGAARYNATVRGMAGHAGTVPMDLRHDALAAAASMVLAVERCAQARRDVVATVGQLDVQPGAVNVIPGAVRFTIDIRAPDDADRLAAMAELTAALEGIARGRGVELTLDRYHDGGAVRCDPALMERLETAIRRHGLPARRLPSGAGHDAMAMAALTPVGMLFLRCRGGISHNPAESITVEDADLAVRVLLDLLRQYDPA
- the uraD gene encoding 2-oxo-4-hydroxy-4-carboxy-5-ureidoimidazoline decarboxylase, which gives rise to MTLPHPSTMDRDLFVVRFGGVFEHSPWIAEAAWEAGLGHEQDTAEGLHAALCAVFRAADHDRQLAVLCAHPDLAGRLAVAGELTASSSAEQASAGLDRCTPEEFARFQELNAAYVERFGFPFIMAVKGRSRAEILAAFERRVDNPRDAEFATALAEVEKIALLRLKDLLP
- the puuE gene encoding allantoinase PuuE — translated: MSVYPRNLVGYGPNPPKADWPGAARLALQFVLNYEEGGENSILHGDAASESFLSEIVSAQPLPGVRHISMESLYDYGARVGVWRILRLFERKQIPLTIYAVAMAAERHPQVIRAMVEAGHEIASHGYRWINYQYVGEDTEREHIRKAVEILEQVSGQKPLGWYTGRTSPNTRRLVAEHGGFLYDADAYDDDLPYWELVEGKPQLIVPYTLDANDMRFAAVQGFNSGDQFYAYLKDSFDALYQEGAETPRMMSIGLHCRIVGRPGRIMALERFLDYAKQHDGVWFCRRIEIARHWREKHPYGG